The window TGCTCAATTTCAGCTTTTGTGTAGCCTCTTAATTTTAAACCAAAAGCCATGTTTTCATATACTTTCATATGCGGGTAAAGTGCGTAATTTTGAAAAACCATCGCAATATCCCTGTCTTTTGGGGGAATATCGTTTACTAACTTATCTCCAATCCAAATCTCGCCTTCGGTTATATCTTCCAACCCTGCTACCATGCGTAATGTGGTGGATTTTCCGCAGCCTGAAGGGCCTACGATTACACAAAATTCTTTATCCCTGATTTCCAGATTAATATTGTTCACGACAAGTGTTTTGTCGAACTTTTTCACTAAATTCTTTAAAATAACTTCAGCCATGTATACCCTCCATTTTGTAAGGCATTATACATTTAAAGTTTATAACTGTCAAATTCGTGCTGGAGAATTTAGATCAAGGTTTCCAAATTGGTAAAATTCATTTTAAAAGTATCGGCTACTGCTTTATAGGTCACCTTGCCTAAATATGTATTTACGCCCAGGGCAATCGAAGGATACTTTTTTACAGCCTTTTTTATTCCTTCGTCTGCTATTTTTTGCACGTAAGGAAATGTAGCATTTGTCAAAGCAAATGTTGAAGTCCTGCCAACGGCTCCCGGCATATTAGCTACGCCATAGTGCACAACCCCGCTGACAATATATACCGGGTCGTTATGAGTTGTAGCATGAATCGTTTCTATACAGCCGCCCTGATCAACTGCAACATCTACAATTACCGATCCCGGGGACATTGAAGCAACCATTTCTTTTGTAACAAGAACAGGCGCTTTTGCTCCTTTAATTAATACCGCGCCGATCACAAGGTCGGCATTTTTTACCTGCTCTCTTATAGTATAGCTGTTAGCCATCAAGGGGGTGACATTTTTAGGCAATATATCGTCAAGGTATCTGAGACGTTCAAGATTAACGTCAAGAATTGTTACGCTTGCTCCGAGCCCGGAAGCCATTTTTGCCGCATTAGTGCCTACTATTCCTCCGCCGATAATCACTACTTTGCACGGAGCCACTCCAGGCACACCGCTTAACAAAACACCTTTGCCCATCATTGGTTTTTCAAGGTATTTTGCGCCTTCCTGAACTGCCATTCTGCCTGCAATTTCACTCATGGGGGTCAAAAGAGGAAGAGTGCCTCTTTCTTCAATTGTTTCGTATGCTACTGCAATACACTTTCTTTCAAGCATTGCTTTTGTCAGGTGTAAATCCGCTGCAAAATGGAAATATGTAAAAACAATCTGGTTTTCGCGAATTAGAGGAAACTCCTGTTTTAAGGGTTCTTTTACTTTTACTATCATGTCAGATACAGAAAATATTTCCTTGGCTGAATTCTTTACAGCTGCACCGGCCTTTTTATAATCATTATCGGTTATTCCACTGCCGTAACCGGCGTTTTTTTCTACTAGAACTTTATTGCCTTTCTTTACCAATGCCTCAACTCCTGACGGAACCATTG of the Elusimicrobiota bacterium genome contains:
- the ald gene encoding alanine dehydrogenase; amino-acid sequence: MIIGVVKEIKKNECRVSMVPSGVEALVKKGNKVLVEKNAGYGSGITDNDYKKAGAAVKNSAKEIFSVSDMIVKVKEPLKQEFPLIRENQIVFTYFHFAADLHLTKAMLERKCIAVAYETIEERGTLPLLTPMSEIAGRMAVQEGAKYLEKPMMGKGVLLSGVPGVAPCKVVIIGGGIVGTNAAKMASGLGASVTILDVNLERLRYLDDILPKNVTPLMANSYTIREQVKNADLVIGAVLIKGAKAPVLVTKEMVASMSPGSVIVDVAVDQGGCIETIHATTHNDPVYIVSGVVHYGVANMPGAVGRTSTFALTNATFPYVQKIADEGIKKAVKKYPSIALGVNTYLGKVTYKAVADTFKMNFTNLETLI